A genomic region of Chitinimonas arctica contains the following coding sequences:
- a CDS encoding glycoside hydrolase family 5 protein produces MNDTIPYPHAPGAPWRRALLAAGLALATMGNALAADLITFWDQPRRGGNSFNRLPPDQVYFDALGGYGADWVRLAYDKWRPEQRDFLLGDADHYAGLAQDDLRTLKAALDRAHRAGLKVVIAPLSLPYMRWSQNNGGKFDGRLWQDRKHWPAAVAFWRDLAEELKAHPAVAAYNLVNEPAPEKQAGLVEHGKPAAMQAWYQAHRGGARDLPAFYQQVIDAIRSVDPATPVMVDAGWYGAADAFSYWPARLPDDKVLYSFHMYEPYAATSGPNLKRAKPYRYPGKVPFADGQPPEYWDGKRVAAYLQPVFDWARAKGVPPSRMVAGEFGCIRKLAGCKTYLEDVLAVLDREKTHWAFYSFREDSWDAMDYELGGSNVPWQYWEAMEKGLPDPVKRSATPQFEPIRKRLSRNIPAVPAP; encoded by the coding sequence ATGAACGATACGATTCCTTACCCGCATGCGCCTGGCGCGCCCTGGCGCCGCGCCTTGCTGGCCGCCGGCCTGGCCCTGGCAACGATGGGCAATGCGCTCGCGGCCGACCTGATCACCTTTTGGGACCAGCCTCGGCGCGGCGGGAATAGCTTTAACCGATTGCCGCCCGACCAGGTCTATTTCGATGCACTTGGCGGCTATGGCGCCGATTGGGTCCGCCTGGCCTACGACAAATGGCGGCCGGAACAACGCGATTTCCTGTTGGGGGATGCCGATCATTACGCCGGCCTTGCCCAGGACGATCTGCGAACGCTAAAGGCGGCACTCGATCGTGCCCACCGGGCCGGTCTCAAGGTCGTTATCGCGCCGCTGTCGCTGCCCTATATGCGCTGGTCGCAGAACAATGGCGGCAAGTTCGACGGCCGCCTCTGGCAGGACCGCAAGCACTGGCCGGCGGCGGTCGCCTTCTGGCGTGATCTGGCCGAGGAATTGAAAGCGCATCCGGCGGTCGCTGCCTACAACCTGGTCAACGAGCCGGCCCCCGAGAAGCAGGCCGGCCTGGTGGAGCACGGCAAGCCGGCGGCAATGCAGGCGTGGTACCAGGCCCATCGGGGCGGCGCGCGCGACTTGCCCGCCTTCTATCAACAAGTTATCGACGCCATCCGCTCAGTCGATCCGGCGACCCCCGTCATGGTCGATGCCGGCTGGTATGGCGCGGCGGACGCCTTCAGCTATTGGCCGGCACGGCTACCCGACGACAAGGTGCTGTACAGCTTTCATATGTACGAGCCCTATGCCGCCACCAGCGGACCGAACCTGAAGCGGGCCAAGCCCTACCGCTATCCGGGCAAGGTGCCGTTCGCGGACGGTCAGCCCCCCGAGTATTGGGACGGTAAACGCGTCGCCGCCTATCTGCAGCCGGTGTTCGACTGGGCCAGGGCGAAAGGGGTGCCGCCCAGCCGAATGGTGGCAGGCGAATTCGGCTGCATCCGCAAACTTGCCGGCTGCAAGACTTACCTCGAGGATGTATTGGCGGTACTTGATCGCGAAAAGACCCACTGGGCCTTCTACAGCTTTCGCGAAGACAGCTGGGACGCCATGGATTACGAGCTGGGCGGCAGCAATGTGCCTTGGCAGTATTGGGAGGCGATGGAAAAAGGCCTGCCCGACCCGGTCAAGCGCAGCGCGACACCGCAATTCGAGCCCATTCGCAAGCGCTTGTCGCGGAACATACCTGCCGTTCCTGCGCCCTAG